A region from the Lytechinus variegatus isolate NC3 chromosome 6, Lvar_3.0, whole genome shotgun sequence genome encodes:
- the LOC121416630 gene encoding uncharacterized protein LOC121416630, producing MTNLSPALVETGSLPCISAGVGEGIVIIILMVVVIALSLHILQLRKTMNDSNCAQQTQPRDAGQSSMSTDKDTGSNHGFEDVKEAGSSQSPDGEVQDSSKIYEQNHDSALDPNNSIQLQHSCTMSKSCSRIYV from the exons ATGACAAACTTGTCACCAGCACTCGTGGAAACTGGTTCCCTTCCGT GTATCAGTGCTGGAGTTGGCGAAggcattgtcatcattattctAATGGTGGTTGTTATTGCGTTAAGTCTACACATCCTCCAGCTACGAAA GACGATGAACGATTCAAACTGCGCCCAGCAGACGCAGCCTCGTGATGCCGGTCAGTCCTCAATGTCGACCGACAAAGATACGGGTTCGAATCATGGTTTTGAGGACGTCAAGGAGGCAGGCTCATCGCAATCACCCGACGGCGAGGTTCAGGATTCCTCgaaaatatatgaacaaaaCCATGACAGTGCATTGGATCCCAACAATAGCATTCAGCTGCAACATTCTTGCACGATGTCAAAGAGTTGTTCACGCATATATGTTTAA